ATTAGAGTTTTTAGCCGCTTTCCTTGCATTTTGAGTCCATATTCAAGTTCTTGGATTTTCGTTTGGATCGAAGTGAGTTCCCACTCGCTGGGTGGCTGACCATGTTTTTCTCCATGGCGTAAAAATTGAAGGGATTTCCAGTTCTTCAATAACTTGGCGAATCCACGAGCCTCACTTTCCAGAATCTCTTGCCAGCTCTCTTTATCTTTAGTCTTTTCAATTTTCTCCCTGGCTTGTTTGAAAAGCTGCTCTACCTTTACTTTTTGGATCTGAATAGGTGGAGCAACCCTTAAATTATAGGTGAGTCCAACAAGGCTCAATGATTTGATCAACCATTTGGTAGGGTCATACTGGAACCAGCGAATACCACTTCGATAATCTATCTGAAAGGTGTGGTGATAATTGTGATAACCCTCGCCAAATACAAATAGGTTGAGGAAAGCGTTATCTCTTGCGCTGATTGATCCCTTATAGGGGCGTCGGCCCCATAAATGTCCAAATGAGTTAATCATAAAAGTAGTGTGATGATTAACCACAAGGCGCAATACTCCGGCCAGCAAAACCATACCGAGAACGTCTCCAGTAATGATCCCCAAGATTATAGGTAGGCCAAGGTTCATGGCGATAATGATGGGAACATAGTTATTGTGTTGCCACATTACCAACTTGTCCCTTTGAAGATCCTTAACATTTTTGTAATCGAGATAACTGCTGGGATATTCGTGCATCATCCAGTCCATATGGGAGAACCAGAAGCCGCGCCCTGCTGAATAGGGGTCTCGATTGTTATCGTCGATAAATTGATGATGGTATCTATGGCTTGCACACCAATTTAAAGTGGTGTTTTGCATGGCTGCCGCACTGAATAAAATAAATAAAAGTCGAATTGACCAGTGGGCTTCGTAGCTTTTGTGTGACCACAACCTGTGATTTCCTGCTGCTATAGAAAAGCTGCAAAGTGCACCAAAAATGGCAAATGCAAGCCATTGATACCAGTGGTACCCGTAGACAAATCCATAAATCGGTACTGCGGTAAGTGCTAACAAACCTGTGCTGGCAAATAAAATTGTGGGAATCCAAAAACGTTTTCGCTGATTGCTGGAACTTAGAGGAGTTGCGTTCATAGCAGGCCCCCTTTATTGAGGATTGCCCATGACTATTTTGAGAGAGGGGTGGAAGTATTTCCTTTGGCCAGATTTTACTTTTTCTTCGTAGCTTTTCACTTGAGTGCATTGTTTTGGTGCATTTTGGCCATCTGAAGGATCGCATTGGTTCGCTATTCCACAGAAGCGCTGGAGTATGAAAGCTAAGGCCTTAAAAAACGCTGTTTTAAAAGTTGGCATAAGGGTTGCATTGGTAAATGTGCGGGGCAAAGGACCCGCATTTCGGGAGAGTTTCTTAGGGTTATGGCAAACCATTAACACTGGGTGACTTCCCGTTTTCTCTCATCATCGCTGATTACGGCCCCGCATTGCGGGGCCTTTTTTTGCCCGCACTTTGCGCAAAGCTCATAATGCTTTAGTTTAGGGTCTCCCCAGGCGTTCCCAAATTTGACGGCCCCGGGAGAGAGGCTCTCTTTTATGGCAAGGATGCATGAGCCAGGTAATTAATGAGCTAATTTCGATAGTCGAGCCCTGTGTGTCAGAGTCACTAACCCCAAATCCGTCCAGCGCAGTGTTCCAGTTGGCAACCAGCGATGAGCTCTCTTCTTTGGATGCATCGCGCCTGCCTCGTCATACCGCTTGTTTGCAAGATTTGTTTTTGGATTCAGATTGCGGGTTGTGGGAGTGGCATCCGGATTCCGGTGCCCAGCGTGCTCAGGGTGAAATTTGGCTCCTGTTTGCAGAAACTGCAGAACTCTCTTTGACTTCCCTGTGGACGGGTGATGAATTGCGTTCGGTTCACTCTGATGAGCGGGATCGAATTATCACTGTGCGGCGTCGTCTTACTAACAAAGGTGGACACTTCGATACTACTTTTCGGGCCTACGACAGTCTCGGTCAGTTGCGCTGGTTACGATTGCGGGGACGCGCAATAAACCTCGAGGATGACAGTGGATTTGTTGTGATTGGAAGTTGCGCTGACTTCACTGAAACTTTGGCCCAGCGCTACCTATCCAACCTGCCTGGCGAGCGCCCCTTACAAACACTGTCTGGAGTTGGCGATGGTTTATGGGAGTGGGATCTACGCGCAGATGAAATGGTGCTTGATGATGCCTGCTGGGGGATTTTG
This DNA window, taken from Microbulbifer sp. MKSA007, encodes the following:
- a CDS encoding fatty acid desaturase; its protein translation is MNATPLSSSNQRKRFWIPTILFASTGLLALTAVPIYGFVYGYHWYQWLAFAIFGALCSFSIAAGNHRLWSHKSYEAHWSIRLLFILFSAAAMQNTTLNWCASHRYHHQFIDDNNRDPYSAGRGFWFSHMDWMMHEYPSSYLDYKNVKDLQRDKLVMWQHNNYVPIIIAMNLGLPIILGIITGDVLGMVLLAGVLRLVVNHHTTFMINSFGHLWGRRPYKGSISARDNAFLNLFVFGEGYHNYHHTFQIDYRSGIRWFQYDPTKWLIKSLSLVGLTYNLRVAPPIQIQKVKVEQLFKQAREKIEKTKDKESWQEILESEARGFAKLLKNWKSLQFLRHGEKHGQPPSEWELTSIQTKIQELEYGLKMQGKRLKTLIEKIRSIEGATTP